In Cryptomeria japonica chromosome 1, Sugi_1.0, whole genome shotgun sequence, the sequence ACTTCAAGAATATTGAAGGAAGCagggatagaaataccaaacatCAACCAAACCTCTTTAGCAAAAGAGCACTCAAAGAATATATGTCTTCCCGTTTCCAGGGTTCTGCAAATGCTGCACATGTTAGTCTCAGAGAAGTAATTCCTAATAGGAAGTTTATTAAGAATAAGTAACCATTTAAAGAATTTGATTTTAGGATCTATAGAACTTTTCCAGAGATTGTCAAAAATCTTATTCCAAGaatgaacatccaaattaacatacCAAGTATCATTAATGTGCTTGATAATGTCATtattgttgttaatgatggagtaaatGTTTTTAGATTTAAGCCTGGAAATGATAATACCACCAGGCCATTTGATTTTCTGATAACTATTAGAATCAACATGGCAAACATTAGGAATACTCCTGCTGGCCCTGACAATCATATTATACGTTCTCTTATGAGAATCTGAGAGATTAAATTTACTTTTAAGCTCATCCCAATGAATAAGCCTGTCATTTTCAAAAATATCAATAAGCTGCTTGATCCCAAGGTTAGCCCAGCATTTGGCAGAATAGCCTTGGGTAAGGGCAAGGGGCTTATTGCCAAGCTTaaggttccaccaaatggacctCTCACCATGGAGGGTCTTATCATAAAAAAAATCCTTATTCTTAATGAATTGCCTAACATGGTTCCAGGCTTTCCAAATAGACTTGAACACAGCTGAGCCTTGAACAATGATAGGGAATTCACTACAAATAAGATCAGTAAGAGggagatttttccaaaatttagCGTTCTTAGGATAacccctttcaatattgttatgaaTAAGAACTCTCCAAGGGTCATCCCCCTCCAAGGCATGAAAGATCCATTTGAAGGCCAAAGCAAGACCACTCAGTCTTAGGTCTTTAAGCCCCAAGCCTCCAAAGAGTTTATCCACATGACACCAACTCCATTTAACAGAGTGAGCCTTGTTATTTCCTTTCTCATCCAACCAGAGATACTTCCTGATAGCTTTTTGAATTTCCATAACTTGGTAATCATTAAACATCCAAGCCGAAGCATAGTAAATATTGTAAGAAGAGAGAATCTTTTGACAAACTTGCACTCTACCCGCAAAAGACAGAGACCTGTTATGCCACTTATTCAACTTATTATGAATCTTATCTTTAACCCAACTCCACATATCTTTCAAAGAAGGATCGATAGAAAAGGGAATACCCAAGTATCTAACAATATTTGAGGGACCACCCCACTAAAATTCAAACATACTGAACCAATCAGGAGGATGGTTATTCCATCCAAGACAAATAGACTTGGACTGGGATAACTTAGCTCCAGAAATCTTATAGAAAAAATTGAGTTTATGAGTCATAGCAACAAAGTTatcttcagaaacctcatgaaAGAGAGAAGTATCATCAGCAAACTAATTAATAAGCTCCTTGTTATCAGGAAGAGTGATGCCTTTGACAACAGGGGATAAGGTGTTATCCCTAAGAATATAGAACAGAGCTTCAGAAGCAATAACAAAAAGGGCAGGGGCAAGCGGACAGCCTTGTCTAATAGATCTACCTAACAGAAAAGGGGCTGATAAAGAACCAATAATATCAATTATTTTCCTAACCAATTACCTGATCTTAAAACCACTAAAATTTAATATCCTTATTTACCTTTGACAACTAAATTACATATAATGACACACACAAATTAAAAACGTATCTTACTACCAATACCTTTATTATTTCAAAAAGCTCTAACGTTACATATAATGACACTCACTAATTAAAAACATATCTTTCGATCAATTATTTTTTCATTGGAAAAAATACTAAATaacttatttttttaaattgtgaaaAGAGCGTTTGACGCGTAAACTATTTGGTCACTACGAATGGCTAATAATTAACATCCACATAAAAACGATCAGAGCAAAATAAAATCGGACGGAAGGCCCGAGAGGATTTGTAATTGAAGAAAACAACAATCAAAACGAATAGGAACTAAAATCCCCAAATAAGAGATACAAATCACTAATCTGCAGTTTTAATCAAACCAGCAACGAGGTTTGAAACAACTCTTTTAGCCACGTAAAAAGATTGTGTGGAGAAGCCGGCCGCGAATTCTGAAAGAGGAGAAATCCCCATTGTAAGAGAGAAGATTTCAATTTTCGATCAAATCAATGACGCGTAAATCTGAGCTTACATGCCGCGTTTCTTCACCATGCTTTCCAAATCCTTCCTATCTATATAGTCATCCTAATCCCTAAACACCCACAACTTGTTAATTTAGCTCTGTTAGTTCAGTCCAGAGAGATTTCTCAGTCACAAGCCTTTCCAATCCAAAAAAAATGTGGGGCTCGGGTGAGCTAATATCCAAGCTTGCAGTTTTACTGCTTTTGGCATCATGTTTGAAGCTCAGTTTGGCACAGCAGAGAGGAAAATGGGTGCCCCTGTTGAACAATTCGGGAGTTTCTGCAATGCATACGATCCTCACTCACACCAACAAAGTGATCATCTTCGACCAGACGACCGCCGGTCCGTCTGAGATCATGAGAACCGACCCACCCTGTAATGAAAACCCGGAATCGGAAGCCGAAGATTGCACTGCTCACTCCGTCGAATACGACATCGCTACGGACAGTGTGAGGCCGCTGCACATCCTGACCGACACCTGGTGTTCGTCTGGGTCGTTTGACAGCGACGGGTTACTCGTCCAGACCGGCGGGTGGAGCACGGGCGAGAAGGTCATTCGCAATTTTAAGCCCTGCGATGACAGTATCTGCGATTGGGtggagacttcaacaacactcgCGAGAAAAAGATGGTACTCTTCGGACCAGATCTTGCCCGACGGACGAATTATCATTGTCGGAGGACGCGCGACGTTTAGTTATGAATTTGTCCCAAAGCAACCCGGCGAGTCGGTCTTCCGGCTCCCGTTTCTGGCGGACACCAATACTGTCGGCGAGCAGAACAATTTGTACCCGTTCACACATCTGTCTTCTGACGGCAATCTCTTCATCTTCGCCAACAAGGATTCAATTCTCCTCGACTACAACAAAAACAATGTCGTCCGGACGTTCCCAACCATGCCGGGTGGTGGTGCTCGGAACTACCCGTCAACAGGCTCGTCCGTCATGCTCCCGCTTGACCCGGCTAACGATTTCCAGACCGTGGAGATTCTCGTCTGCGGAGGAGCGCCCGATGGGGCCTTCAAACAAGCCGACCAGGATGAAATTTTCGTGGATGCGTTGAAAAGCTGTGGGAGAATCGTCATCACTTCAGAAAATCCAGAATGGCGTATGGAGGACATGCCTGGTCCGAGAGTGATGGGCGACATGCTCATTCTTCCCACGGGTGAAATTTTAATAATCAACGGAGCAAAAGAAGGAACTGCAGGCTTTCAATCTGCGCGGAAGCCTGCGCTGAGCCCGTTGCTTTACAGACCGGAGGAAGATTTGGGGAATAGGTTCACAGTCCTTGCCGCCTCAAAAATCCCTCGAATGTATCATTCTACTGCGAATGTTCTTCCAGATGGGCGTGTGTTTGTTGGCGGGAGCAATTCAAATGGTCGGTACAGATTCTCTGGAGTGTTTTTCCCTACGGAGCTTAGATTAGAAGCCTACATTCCATATTATCTTGATTCTTCTTTCAATTCCATGCGCCCAAATATTACTTTATTGTCAACCAGGGAAATCAAATACGGAACCCAATTCACTCTGGTTTTCTCTGTCGCCACACTACAGAATATAGAATTCAATGCATACGCTCCTCCTTTCACAACGCATTCATGGTCGATGAATCAGAGATTTTTGTGGCTTGATGCGGCTTCAAAAGTTGCAGACCAGGCAACCGATGGGTCGTATTCCGTAAAGGTGACTGCTCCACCTAGCGCAGTCGCAGCTCCTTCGGGTTACTACCTCTTTAGGGTTGTTAATGGAGGAATTCCCAGCAGTGCGGAGTGGATTCGGTTCATACAATGACTGCTTTTAAATAATAGTTTTAAATGTCACATTTCGGCAATTaacatctattttcacattttaaaaaaaattcataataggCTATAGGCCTAAAGGCAGGCATGTTCACAGCATGCTCAAGGGCTGCCGTTTGCAGAGTGTGCATGATAAATGTATAGGTGCTTAACGACAGAAATTTAATGTTAGTATACGGTTAGTGGTGTTCATAGTTCTTTCAATTGGTGTAAAAGTAGGTTAGGAAGACTTTTATTGTATAAGTGACCAAGTATAGGTTAACAATTCTCTTCAAGTTATTATCGTTGTAGTTAATCGTACTAGCTTACTATTTCAACTTCTATTATTTATGTGAGACAATTATCAAAATCAAGACCTTGTCC encodes:
- the LOC131050442 gene encoding uncharacterized protein LOC131050442 — its product is MWSWVKDKIHNKLNKWHNRSLSFAGRVQVCQKILSSYNIYYASAWMFNDYQVMEIQKAIRKYLWLDEKGNNKAHSVKWSWCHVDKLFGGLGLKDLRLSGLALAFKWIFHALEGDDPWRVLIHNNIERGYPKNAKFWKNLPLTDLICSEFPIIVQGSAVFKSIWKAWNHVRQFIKNKDFFYDKTLHGERSIWWNLKLGNKPLALTQGYSAKCWANLGIKQLIDIFENDRLIHWDELKSKFNLSDSHKRTYNMIVRASRSIPNVCHVDSNSYQKIKWPGGIIISRLKSKNIYSIINNNNDIIKHINDTWYVNLDVHSWNKIFDNLWKSSIDPKIKFFKWLLILNKLPIRNYFSETNMCSICRTLETGRHIFFECSFAKEVWLMFGISIPASFNILEVITSFIFNIKKDVNMFWDILSANILWQIWKCKKEERFQNVPRLLTESFQSLTYFKKISQIQITMMVNKAKFKRLLRDGHATFFTNEVKNGYFWRLHLDNIRNFNLTFDRICKEIKRNPQCTTGEMLYMRKQIQDQKNLVWMEGALGWTAWVDSFEDVLY
- the LOC131050496 gene encoding aldehyde oxidase GLOX, which gives rise to MWGSGELISKLAVLLLLASCLKLSLAQQRGKWVPLLNNSGVSAMHTILTHTNKVIIFDQTTAGPSEIMRTDPPCNENPESEAEDCTAHSVEYDIATDSVRPLHILTDTWCSSGSFDSDGLLVQTGGWSTGEKVIRNFKPCDDSICDWVETSTTLARKRWYSSDQILPDGRIIIVGGRATFSYEFVPKQPGESVFRLPFLADTNTVGEQNNLYPFTHLSSDGNLFIFANKDSILLDYNKNNVVRTFPTMPGGGARNYPSTGSSVMLPLDPANDFQTVEILVCGGAPDGAFKQADQDEIFVDALKSCGRIVITSENPEWRMEDMPGPRVMGDMLILPTGEILIINGAKEGTAGFQSARKPALSPLLYRPEEDLGNRFTVLAASKIPRMYHSTANVLPDGRVFVGGSNSNGRYRFSGVFFPTELRLEAYIPYYLDSSFNSMRPNITLLSTREIKYGTQFTLVFSVATLQNIEFNAYAPPFTTHSWSMNQRFLWLDAASKVADQATDGSYSVKVTAPPSAVAAPSGYYLFRVVNGGIPSSAEWIRFIQ